The Tenrec ecaudatus isolate mTenEca1 chromosome 9, mTenEca1.hap1, whole genome shotgun sequence genome window below encodes:
- the PRPS1L1 gene encoding ribose-phosphate pyrophosphokinase 3, which produces MPNIKIFSGSSHQDLSQKIADRLGLELGKVVTKKFSNQETSVEIGESVRGEDVYIVQSGCGEINDNLMELLIMINACKIASASRVTAVIPCFPYARQDKKDKSRAPISAKLVANMLSIAGADHIITMDLHASQIQGFFDIPVDNLYAEPAVLKWIRENIAEWRNCTVVSPDAGGAKRVTSIADRLNVDFALIHKERQKANEVDRMVLVGDVKDRAAILVDDMADTSGTICHAADKLLSAGATSVCAILTHGIFSGPAIHRINNACFDAVVVTNTIPQDEKMKHCPKIQVIDISMILAEAIRRTHNGESVSYLFSHVPL; this is translated from the coding sequence ATGCCGAATATCAAAATCTTTAGCGGCAGCTCCCACCAAGACTTATCCCAGAAGATTGCCGACCGCCTGGGCCTGGAGCTCGGCAAGGTGGTGACTAAGAAATTCAGCAACCAGGAGACCAGCGTGGAGATCGGCGAGAGCGTGCGTGGAGAGGACGTCTACATCGTGCAGAGCGGCTGCGGGGAAATCAACGACAACCTAATGGAGCTTCTGATCATGATCAATGCGTGCAAGATCGCTTCGGCCAGCCGCGTCACTGCCGTGATCCCCTGCTTCCCCTACGCCCGGCAGGACAAGAAGGACAAGAGCCGGGCCCCGATCTCCGCCAAGCTGGTTGCAAATATGCTGTCGATCGCAGGCGCGGATCACATCATCACCATGGACCTGCATGCTTCCCAGATTCAGGGCTTTTTTGACATTCCCGTGGATAATCTGTACGCCGAGCCGGCTGTCCTGAAGTGGATCAGGGAGAATATTGCCGAGTGGAGAAACTGCACGGTCGTCTCACCCGACGCTGGCGGAGCTAAGCGAGTGACCTCCATTGCAGACCGATTGAACGTGGACTTCGCCTTGATCCACAAAGAACGGCAGAAGGCCAATGAAGTGGACCGCATGGTGCTAGTGGGGGACGTGAAAGACCGAGCGGCCATCCTCGTGGACGACATGGCAGACACGAGCGGTACCATCTGTCACGCCGCCGACAAACTCCTCTCGGCTGGAGCCACCAGCGTGTGTGCAATCTTGACTCACGGGATCTTCTCCGGCCCCGCCATTCACCGCATCAACAATGCGTGCTTTGACGCAGTGGTCGTCACCAACACCATCCCTCAGGATGAGAAGATGAAGCATTGCCCCAAAATACAGGTGATCGACATCTCCATGATCCTCGCCGAAGCCATCAGGAGAACTCACAATGGGGAATCGGTTTCTTACCTGTTCAGCCACGTCCCTTTATGA